CTGCTGACCGGCGATTATCTGTTCGCCACCAAGTGGTCCTACGGCTTCTCGCGCTATTCGCTGCCGTTCAGCGTGCCGCTGATCCCGGGCCGCATCTTCGCCAGCCAGCCCGAACGCGGCGACGTGGCGATCTTCAAGGCGCCCCCGGGCAACGACGTCGACTACATCAAGCGCGTAATCGGCCTGCCCGGTGACGAAGTGCAGATGAAGGGCGGTCAGGTCTGGCTTAACGGCAAGGCTATTCCCAAGGTCAAGGTCGCCGATTTCCTCGTACCGATCAGCCCCAACACCGATTGCGGCCCCGGCTTCGACAGCACCGACGACAAGGGTACGCCGGTCTGCCGTTACCCGCAGTTCCGTGAAACCCTGCCCGGCGGCAAAAGCTACACCGTGCTGGACATGGGCCAGACCCCGCAGGACGATACCGGCGTATTCATCGTCCCCGAGGATCACCTGTTCATGATGGGCGACAACCGCGACAACTCGATGGACAGCCGCTTTCCGGCGGTCGAGGGCGGCGGTATCGGCATCGTTCCGCAGGAAAACCTGGTCGGCAAGGCCGCAGTCATGATGTTCTCCACCGATGGCTCGTCCGAATGGATCAAGCCCTGGACCTGGTTCACCGCCGCGCGCTGGAACCGTATCGGGAGCGTTATCTGAGTGCTTGATGCGCCCACCCGCGCCTTCCTGACCGAACACGCCGGCTACGAACCCGCCGACGAGGCTCTCTGGCTCTCGGCCCTGACCCACGGGTCCACCGGCGATAAGCGCAATTACGAAAGGCTGGAATTCCTGGGCGACCGCGTTCTGGGGCTTTCGGTCGCAGAATGGCTCTACCGCAACAGCGAGGAGGCGGAAGGTCGCCTCTCGCAGCGCCTCAACGCGCTCGTCAGCCGCGCCACCTGCGCGATCATCGCGCGGGAAATCGGACTCGGCCCGCACATGCGGCTGGGCAAGCAGGCGCGCGACGATGGCGGCGAGGATTCCGAGAACATCCTGGGCGACGTGATGGAGGCGATGATCGGCGCCTGCTTCACCGAGCGCGGCTTCGAAGGCGGCCGCGACATGGTCCTGCGGCTCTGGAGCGACGTGCTCCACGGCAAGACCGGCAAGCGCAAGCACCCCAAGTCCGCGCTGCAGGAATGGACCGCCGGCAACCGCCGCCGCATGCCCGAATACAAACTGCTCGACCGCTCCGGCCCCGATCATGCCGCGCGTTTCACGGTCGAGGTATCGGTTCACAACGTCGGTTCGGCCCAGGCCACCGCAAACTCGAAGCAGGACGCCGAAACCGGCGCCGCCGAGGAATTCATGAGGAAATTCGGGTGATACCCCGGATTCCTCGACAAGCTCGGCATGACCGCAAGCTTGCTACAATATTCAGGAACAATTTTATTCTTTATGGAATTCCGCTCATGCTGAG
The DNA window shown above is from Novosphingobium sp. P6W and carries:
- the lepB gene encoding signal peptidase I, encoding MSDTPIQAAEAAANAPADKPVTGPATPVKKDESFFSFLAWLVLGVLILRSFIISPFNIPSESMLPRLLTGDYLFATKWSYGFSRYSLPFSVPLIPGRIFASQPERGDVAIFKAPPGNDVDYIKRVIGLPGDEVQMKGGQVWLNGKAIPKVKVADFLVPISPNTDCGPGFDSTDDKGTPVCRYPQFRETLPGGKSYTVLDMGQTPQDDTGVFIVPEDHLFMMGDNRDNSMDSRFPAVEGGGIGIVPQENLVGKAAVMMFSTDGSSEWIKPWTWFTAARWNRIGSVI
- the rnc gene encoding ribonuclease III, producing MLDAPTRAFLTEHAGYEPADEALWLSALTHGSTGDKRNYERLEFLGDRVLGLSVAEWLYRNSEEAEGRLSQRLNALVSRATCAIIAREIGLGPHMRLGKQARDDGGEDSENILGDVMEAMIGACFTERGFEGGRDMVLRLWSDVLHGKTGKRKHPKSALQEWTAGNRRRMPEYKLLDRSGPDHAARFTVEVSVHNVGSAQATANSKQDAETGAAEEFMRKFG